The bacterium DNA window ATAAATTGCGATTATCAATCCTAACGGGATTGCTACGGAGAGTGCAATTAATGAGGTGATAATTGTCCCAGAGATTAGCGGAAGAATACCAAAGTGCTTATCGGCAAAAAGCGGAGTCCATTCAGTATCAGTCAAAAATTCGACAAGGGAGACATGTTGGAAAAACCCCCATGCCTCCGTTACAAGGATCAGGACAATACCTAGAGTAGTCAAAATTGAAACGCATCCACAAGTTCCAAGACAGAAATGAATGAGTTTCTCTTTAACTACTCTAGTATCCAATGTCGCGTTTATCCCTTAGCTGTTTCTTTCGACATAAGCTGTTCAAGGGTCATACCAATGAACGAGCCTTTTTCAAATAAGGAACCAACAACCCGGCCATCGAAACGTGAATGTGCCATTTCATAAACCTTAGATTGTAACGGCACGTAGCCGACTTCTTTAGTCAAGCTCTCGCCCTGTTTAATATAGAAGGAAACAAATTGCTTCACTTCAGGCTTATCAGCCGCTTTTTTGCTGACATAAATAAACAATGGACGCGCTAAAGGTTGATATACTCCCTTCAGTACATTCTCAATCGTAGGCAATTGCGCGCCTTCGCCATTATTTGGATTTAAGTCATCAATCGATACAGCAGTAAGTTTGCTCTTATTTTCCTGATAATAAGCAACGCCAAAAAAGCCCAGCGCATTCTTGTCACTCGTTACACCCTGCACTAACACGTTGTCGTCCTCACTGCTGGTATAGTCGCCGCGACTTGCGTCTTCTTTGCCCATTACGGCTTCAGTAAAGTAGTCATATGTTCCTGAATCAACTCCAGCACCAAAAAGCTTAAGCGGAGTTGCGGGCCAGGCTGGATTAACATCGCTCCACTTCGTGATTTTGCCTTGCGCTTCTGGCTCCCACATTTTTTTAAGCTCAGCAGTTGTCATGGTCTTAGCCCAAGTATTGAGCGGGTTGACTACTACTGTCAGCGCATCATATGCGATTGGGAGTTCAATATATTCGATTCCATTTTTCTTACAGAGTTCAATTTCAGCTGCCTTAATTGGACGAGAAGCATCGGAAATGTCAGTTTCGCCAGCGCAGAATTTCTTAAATCCCCCACCAGTTCCAGAGATACCAACTGTTACTTTGACATCTGGATGGGTAGAACCAAACTCTTCAGCTACAGCTTCAGTAATTGGGTAGACTGTGCTCGAACCGTCAACTTTAATTGTCCCGCTTAGTGTTTCTGCAAATGATGTGCCGGCGACTAAGAACGCTGACAAACCAACTAATGCCAATGAATTTCGCTTCATAGAATATCTCCTAGAAGAAGTTATTAACGCAGCTGTAATACACTTTTAAGTTAGATAAAACGACAGTTGTTAATGTTAGAATTTGGTTAGGAATTTAACTTAGATTAATTTTAGCATATTACTAACAGGTAATTACCTGCGTTATGCACATGTTAGAGCAGTTCACAATTCTATCTAGTAAATAGTGAATTGTTCTAGAAGTAGTGCCTGGGCATGTGTATTTTGAAAGTGCTGCCCTTACCAGGAACGCTTTCAACACTTGGGTAGCCGCCATGAACCTGACAGATATGCTTGACTATTGCCAAACCCAAACCGGTTCCTCCACTTTTTCTGTCTCGAGCCTGATCTACCCGATAAAACCGTTCAAAAATTCGTGGTAAATGCTTAGATTCGATACCAATTCCATTGTCTTTGACGCTCAGAATAATTTCATCGTCTTCACTAATAGCTAGAAGCTGAATTACCCCCCGTGGGTCGCTATAATCGATAGCATTATTGACAAGGTTCACTAGCGCCTGCTCGACTAGCATGCGGTCAGCTTGCAGCATAAGTTCTGGCGGACAAGTCAGCTCAAGCTGAATACCCCGTGCCAGTGCTCGATCACGGCAGATCTGTTGCACCGACTGAAAAATATCGTCAATTTTAAACTCTTCAAAATTATGCGCATCGACTTTAGCTTCGCTCTCAAGACGCGCCAGTGACAAAATGCTCTCGATTAATTTATCGAGTCGATCAGTGTGCCGCGCAATCATTTCTAGAAATTTAAGCGCATCGGCCGGGTTGCGGTAAGCTCCGTCAAGCAGCGTCTCGACGCTACCCTTGATTGAAGTAATCGGAGTTTTTAATTCATGTGAAACATTCGATACAAATTCCTTACGTAACTCCTCCAAGCGCTTAAGTCGAGAGATATCATGCAGCACTACGACTGCGCCGCGTTTGCCTGAATTGTCGAGGGCAAGTGGCTGCGCAGACGCTTGCACAATAAATTCACGTTCTTGCATCACAAAAACTAACTCTGTTTCCGAAAAACTATTGGACTTAAGCACTGCTCGCACAAAGCGTTCAAGTCCCGCATGGTGAAAGGCTTCAACAATACTTCTGCCACGGGCATGCATGTCAGTTAAATTTAAAAATCGTGCTGCAGCACTGTTGAGCTTAATAATTCGCTCCTCAGCATCAACTGCGATTACACCTTGCTGCATACTACTAAGTAGCGTTTCATATTCCGCACCTCGCAGAGTAAGGTTATGATACGTGCTACTTAAGTTCTTACGCATCTCCTCGAGTGCATCAATCAAGGGCACTAAAGTCGAGTCGCTGTCTCGAGTAACAGCCACAAAATT harbors:
- a CDS encoding PstS family phosphate ABC transporter substrate-binding protein — translated: MKRNSLALVGLSAFLVAGTSFAETLSGTIKVDGSSTVYPITEAVAEEFGSTHPDVKVTVGISGTGGGFKKFCAGETDISDASRPIKAAEIELCKKNGIEYIELPIAYDALTVVVNPLNTWAKTMTTAELKKMWEPEAQGKITKWSDVNPAWPATPLKLFGAGVDSGTYDYFTEAVMGKEDASRGDYTSSEDDNVLVQGVTSDKNALGFFGVAYYQENKSKLTAVSIDDLNPNNGEGAQLPTIENVLKGVYQPLARPLFIYVSKKAADKPEVKQFVSFYIKQGESLTKEVGYVPLQSKVYEMAHSRFDGRVVGSLFEKGSFIGMTLEQLMSKETAKG
- a CDS encoding PAS domain-containing protein, with amino-acid sequence MIKDLLRRSQHRVIATLISYIQQIGKGDFRPNFVAVTRDSDSTLVPLIDALEEMRKNLSSTYHNLTLRGAEYETLLSSMQQGVIAVDAEERIIKLNSAAARFLNLTDMHARGRSIVEAFHHAGLERFVRAVLKSNSFSETELVFVMQEREFIVQASAQPLALDNSGKRGAVVVLHDISRLKRLEELRKEFVSNVSHELKTPITSIKGSVETLLDGAYRNPADALKFLEMIARHTDRLDKLIESILSLARLESEAKVDAHNFEEFKIDDIFQSVQQICRDRALARGIQLELTCPPELMLQADRMLVEQALVNLVNNAIDYSDPRGVIQLLAISEDDEIILSVKDNGIGIESKHLPRIFERFYRVDQARDRKSGGTGLGLAIVKHICQVHGGYPSVESVPGKGSTFKIHMPRHYF